Proteins encoded within one genomic window of Pygocentrus nattereri isolate fPygNat1 chromosome 9, fPygNat1.pri, whole genome shotgun sequence:
- the otud3 gene encoding OTU domain-containing protein 3, translating to MSRKQSGKPVRGNRKCDLERKRDERAARRALAKDRKNRPPGEGEGEEFVSFSNQLKALGLKLREVPGDGNCLFRALADQLEGHSRGHLNLRQETVQYMMSHRQDFEPFVEDDVPFTQHLSNLAQPGTFAGNDAIVAFARSQQLKVVIHQLNAPLWEINGSDKPLCRELHIAYRYGDHYDSVRHIGDNSESPAHLRIENLNNSRRFGDGQRDKQRAPSPCHSPFEEEEVILNSILASSLNSQDENMCQLSATSQTCHAEWLEPELRNQSSHCEFEAGTHPQCQSNHTDGSDNISPPESSTSHKPKLSSKQRKEQQRLEKKKRQEERHRQKVLQGKGSHDQNQNLPEPVTLVPALNTLSI from the exons ATGTCAAGGAAACAGTCAGGAAAACCTGTGCGTGGGAATAGAAAATGTGacctggagagaaagagggatgagCGAGCTGCTCGCAGGGCTCTGGCCAAAGACCGTAAGAATCGACCTCCAGGGGAAGGTGAAGGAGAGGAGTTTGTCAGCTTCTCCAATCAACTGAAGGCTCTTGGACTTAAACTGAGGGAGGTTCCTGGAGATGG GAACTGTTTGTTTCGAGCTCTGGCGGATCAACTGGAGGGACACTCGCGAGGGCACTTGAATCTGCGCCAGGAGACCGTACAGTACATGATGTCACACCGGCAGGACTTTGAACCTTTCGTTGAAGATGATGTGCCATTCACTCAGCACT TGTCAAATCTTGCACAGCCTGGCACATTTGCTGGCAATGATGCAATAGTAGCCTTTGCTCGCAGCCAGCAATTGAAGGTTGTGATCCATCAGCTGAACGCTCCGTTGTGGGAG ATCAATGGGTCGGATAAGCCCTTGTGCCGGGAGCTGCATATAGCATATCGTTATGGTGACCATTATGACAGTGTGCGTCACATTGGAGACAACTCCGAAAGCCCTGCTCATCTGCGAATTGAG AATCTGAATAATTCAAGACGGTTTGGTGACGGTCAAAGGGACAAGCAGAGAGCGCCCTCCCCCTGCCACTCTCCCTTTGAAGAAGAGGAAGTCATCCTGAATTCCATTTTGGCCAGCAGCTTGAATA GTCAAGATGAGAATATGTGCCAATTAAGTGCCACCTCACAAACGTGCCATGCAGAATGGCTTGAACCTGAGCTGAGGAACCAATCATCACACTGTGAATTTGAAGCAGGGACACACCCTCAGTGTCAAAGCAATCACACAGACGGTAGTGACAACATATCACCACCAGAGAGCAGTACTTCACACAAACCCAAG cTTTCCAGTAAACAAAGGAAAGAGCAACAGCGTctagagaagaaaaagaggcagGAAGAGAGGCACAGacagaaggttcttcaaggcaAAGGATCACATGACCAGAATCAGAATCTGCCTGAACCAGTTACCCTTGTGCCAGCTCTCAACACTCTAAGCATCTAA